A genome region from Pan troglodytes isolate AG18354 chromosome 3, NHGRI_mPanTro3-v2.0_pri, whole genome shotgun sequence includes the following:
- the LOC134809902 gene encoding endogenous retrovirus group FC1 Env polyprotein-like, with product MAAAEAPDTWTVDRAKNNPLKLTLRRQHSSLQTCRISLTASFMAAGLAGGALGHTLIESNKLYQQFAIATEESAESLASLQRQLTSLAQVTLQNWRALDLLTAEKGGTCMFLKEDCCFYINESGLVEDRVQQLRKLSTEVRTRQFASAADQWWNSSMFSLLAPFLGPLLSLLFLLTVGPCVVNRILRFIKERFNTVQLMALRAQYQPVNAETESDL from the exons atggcggcggctgaagcaccggacacgtggactgtggacagagctaagaacaaccccttaaaactcaccctgcgccggcagcatagctcactgcaaacatgca gaatctccctcaccgcatccttcatggcggccggactggctgggggagccctaggtcacaccctcatagaaagtaacaagctgtaccaacaatttgccatTGCTAcggaggagtcagctgagtcccttgcctccctccagcggcagctcacgtccctagcacaggtaaccttgcagaactggagggccttagacctactcactgctgaaaaagggggaacgtgtatgtttctaaaggaagactgttgtttctacataaatgaatcagggctTGTGGAAGACCgggtccaacagttacgcaagttaagcacagaagtaagaacacggcagtttgcttcagctgcagaccaatggtggaactcatctatgttttctctgttagcccccttccttggacccctgctgagtctactatttctgcttaccgtaggaccttgtgttgttaacagaattttgcggttcattaaagaaaggtttaacactgtacaactcatggccctcagagcccaataccaacctgtaaacgctgaaacagaatcagacttataa